TTCCATCATATATTTGATTGACTGAACAAGCTGAGGTTTTGCATCCAAATCAAATAATGGAAGTAAACGACGATATAACTCAGTTGCCTCTTTTATTTTCCCCTCCCTTGATAAACGGAAAAGCTCTACCCCCTCACGTGGAAGAGCATTTGGAACACCAGCTATCCAACCAGTTGCACCGCAAAGGGGACCTTCCATAGCAAGGTTATCAACACCAGTTAAAACTTCAAGATCTGTTTCTTCTAAAATTTTATGAACACGACGGATATCACCAGAGAACTCTTTTACAGCCACTACGTTTTCAAATTTCGAGATTTCTTTCAAAAGTTCTGGAGTAAGATCAGTTGGATAATCTAACGGATTATTGTAAGCAATAATAGGTAATCCAACTTCGGATAAATCTTTATAATGGGCAATAATTTCATTTCTAAGTGGACGGTAATTAATAGGTGGAAGTGCCATAATAGCATCTGCCCC
This DNA window, taken from Priestia megaterium NBRC 15308 = ATCC 14581, encodes the following:
- the dapA gene encoding 4-hydroxy-tetrahydrodipicolinate synthase; amino-acid sequence: MTRFEGVHVAIVTPFTDSYEVDYQRLHELCNWLIDEGVNGLVPVGSLGEYATLTVEERSKVVETVVKAANKRVTVTVGSGAPSTKQAVQWVQHAKDVGADAIMALPPINYRPLRNEIIAHYKDLSEVGLPIIAYNNPLDYPTDLTPELLKEISKFENVVAVKEFSGDIRRVHKILEETDLEVLTGVDNLAMEGPLCGATGWIAGVPNALPREGVELFRLSREGKIKEATELYRRLLPLFDLDAKPQLVQSIKYMMELAGQPVGPTRPPRLSLSTEDYNQIKKAFNRAVQKVTQ